A genomic window from Macaca thibetana thibetana isolate TM-01 chromosome 16, ASM2454274v1, whole genome shotgun sequence includes:
- the LLGL1 gene encoding lethal(2) giant larvae protein homolog 1 isoform X1, giving the protein MMKFRFRRQGADPQREKLKQELFAFNKTVEHGFPNQPSALAFDPELRIMAIGTRSGAVKIYGAPGVEFTGLHRDAATVTQMHFLPGQGRLLTLLDDSSLHLWEIVHHNGCAHLEEALSFQLPSRPGFDGASAPLSLIRVTVVLLVAAGDIAALGTEGSSVFFLDVTTLTLLEGQTLAPGEVLRSVPDDYRCGKALGPVESLQGHLQDPTKILIGYSRGLLVIWNQASQCVDHVFLGNQQLESLCWGRDSSTVVSSHSDGSYAVWSVDAGSSPTLQPTVATTPYGPFPCKAINKILWRTCESGGHFIIFSGGMPRASYGDRHCVSVLRAETLVTLDFTSRIIDFFTVHSTRPGDEFDDPQALAVLLEEELVVLDLQTPGWPAVPAPYLAPLHSSAITCSAHVANVPAKLWARIVSAGEQQSPQPVSSALSWPITGGRNLAQEPSQRGLLLTGHEDGTVRFWDASGVALRPLYKLSTAGLFQTDCEHADSLAQAAEDDWPPFRKVGCFDPYSDDPRLGVQKVALCKYTAQMVVAGTAGQVLVLELSDVPVEQAVSVAIIDLLQDREGFTWKGHERLSPRTGPLPWPAGFQPRVLVQCLPPAAVTAVTLHTEWSLVAFGTSHGFGLFDYQRKSPVLARCTLHPNDSLAMEGPLSRVKSLKKSLRQSFRRIRKSRVSGKKRAANASSKLQEANAQLAEQACPHDVEMTPVQRRIEPRSADDSLSGVVRCLYFADTFLRDGAHHGPTMWAGTNSGSVFAYALEVPAAAVGGEKRPEQSVEAVLGKEVQLMHRAPVVAIAVLDGRGRPLPEPYEASRDLAQAPDMQGGHAVLIASEEQFKVFTLPKVSAKTKFKLTAHEGCRVRKVALATFASVACEDYAETCLACLTNLGDVHVFSVPGLRPQVHYSCIRKEDISGIASCVFTRHGQGFYLISPSEFERFSLSARNITEPLCSLDINWPRDATQASYRLRESPKLSQANGTPSILLASQSLDGSPDPAHSKGPDTPEPPEAALSPMSIDSATSADTTLDTTGDVTVEDVKDFLGSSEESERNLRNLAEDEAHACAILIK; this is encoded by the exons ATGATGAAGTTTCGGTTCCGGCGGCAGGGCGCCGACCCGCAGCGCGAGAAGCTCAAGCAGGAGCTTTTCGCCTTCAACAAG ACGGTGGAGCATGGCTTTCCCAATCAGCCCAGCGCCCTGGCCTTCGACCCTGAACTTCGCATCATGGCCATTGGCACCAGGTCTGGGGCTGTCAAGAT CTATGGTGCACCTGGCGTGGAGTTCACAGGCCTGCACCGGGATGCAGCCACCGTCACACAGATGCACTTCTTGCCCGGCCAG GGCCGCCTCCTGACCCTGCTTGATGACAGCAGCCTGCATCTCTGGGAGATTGTCCACCATAATGGCTGTGCCCACCTGGAAGAGGCACTCAGCTTCCAGCTGCCCAGCCGGCCCGGCTTTGATGGTGCCAG CGCTCCGCTCAGCCTTATCCGAGTCACAGTGGTCCTGCTGGTGGCTGCCGGCGACATAGCAGCCCTGGGCACTGAGGGCAGCAGTGTCTTCTTCCTGGATGTTACCACCCTGACCCTGCTCGAGGGGCAGACGCTTGCCCCAGGCGAGGTTCTGCGCAG TGTGCCAGATGACTACCGCTGTGGGAAGGCGCTGGGCCCCGTGGAGTCACTCCAGGGACACCTGCAGGACCCCACGAAGATTCTCATAGGCTACAGCCGGGGCCTGCTGGTCATCTGGAACCAGGCCTCGCAGTGTGTGGACCACGTCTTCCTGGGGAACCAG CAGCTGGAGAGCCTATGCTGGGGGCGTGATAGCAGCACTGTGGTCAGCTCACACAGTGATGGCAGCTACGCTGTCTGGTCTGTGGATGCCGGCAGCTCCCCAACGCTGCAGCCCACGGTGGCCACCACACCTTACG GCCCCTTTCCCTGCAAGGCCATTAACAAGATTCTGTGGCGGACCTGTGAGTCTGG GGGCCACTTTATCATCTTCAGCGGTGGCATGCCCCGTGCCAGCTATGGTGACCGCCACTGTGTAAGTGTGCTTCGAGCCGAGACATTGGTGACGCTGGACTTCACCTCCCGCATCATCGACTTCTTCACAGTGCACAGCACGCGGCCTGGGGATG AATTTGATGACCCCCAGGCCCTGGCTGTGCTGCTGGAAGAGGAGCTGGTGGTGCTGGACCTGCAGACTCCTGGCTGGCCAGCTGTGCCTGCCCCATACCTGGCCCCGCTGCACTCATCTGCAATCACTTGCTCGGCCCACGTGGCCAATGTGCCCGCTAAGCTGTGGGCCCGCATTGTGAGCGCTGGCGAGCAGCAGAGCCCCCAGCCTGTCTCCAGTGCCTTG AGCTGGCCCATCACTGGGGGCCGAAACCTGGCCCAGGAGCCATCGCAGCGAGGGTTGCTGCTGACCGG CCATGAGGATGGCACTGTGAGGTTCTGGGATGCCTCGGGTGTGGCGCTGCGGCCGCTCTATAAGCTGAGCACAGCTGGCCTCTTCCAGACGGACTGTGAGCACGCTGACAGCCTGGCCCAGGCTGCCGAGGACGACTGGCCACCCTTCCGCAAG GTGGGCTGCTTCGATCCCTACAGTGACGATCCCCGGCTTGGCGTGCAGAAGGTTGCTCTCTGCAAGTATACAGCCCAGATGGTGGTGGCTGGCACTGCAGGCCAG GTGCTGGTACTGGAGCTCAGTGATGTGCCGGTGGAGCAGGCGGTCAGCGTGGCCATCATAGACCTCCTCCAGGACCGCGAGGGCTTCACATGGAAGGGCCACGAGCGGCTGAGCCCACGCACGGGGCCGCTGCCCTGGCCTGCTGGCTTCCAGCCCCGTGTCCTGGTGCAGTGCCTGCCGCCAGCTGCTGTCACCGCTGTCACACTCCACACCGAGTGGAGCCTCGTGGCCTTTGGCACCAGTCATGGCTTTGGCCTCTTCGACTACCAGCGCAAGAGCCCTGTGCTGGCcag GTGCACTCTTCACCCCAATGACTCCCTGGCCATGGAGGGGCCGCTCTCCCGGGTGAAGTCTCTGAAGAAGTCGCTGCGCCAGTCTTTCCGGCGCATTCGCAAGAGCCGTGTCTCGGGCAAGAAGCGGGCTGCTAATGCCAGCAGCAAG TTGCAGGAAGCCAATGCACAGCTGGCCGAGCAGGCCTGCCCCCATGACGTGGAGATGACGCCCGTGCAGCGCCGCATTGAGCCCCGCTCTGCCGATGACTCCCTATCAGGCGTCGTGCGTTGCCTATACTTTGCCGACACATTCCTTCGAGATG GGGCCCACCACGGGCCCACCATGTGGGCTGGCACCAACTCAGGCTCCGTGTTCGCCTATGCGCTGGAGGTGCCGGCAGCAGCAGTGGGTGGTGAGAAGCGGCCTGAGCAATCGGTGGAGGCCGTGCTGGGCAAGGAGGTGCAGCTGATGCACCGGGCGCCTGTGGTGGCCATTGCCGTGTTGGATGGGCGTGGCCGCCCACTGCCCGAGCCCTACGAGGCCTCACGGGACCTGGCGCAGGCACCTGACATGCAGGGTGGTCACGCTGTGCTCATCGCGTCTGAGGAGCAGTTCAAG GTGTTCACACTGCCCAAGGTGAGCGCGAAGACCAAGTTCAAGCTGACGGCCCATGAGGGCTGTCGTGTGCGCAAGGTGGCGCTGGCCACGTTTGCCAGTGTGGCCTGCGAGGACTATGCTGAGACCTGCCTGGCCTGCCTCACCAACCTGGGTGACGTCCACGTCTTCTCGGTGCCTGGCCTGCGGCCCCAGGTGCACTACTCCTGCATCCGGAAGGAGGACATCAGCGGCATCGCTTCATGTGTCTTCACGCGCCATGGCCAGG GCTTTTACCTGATATCCCCGTCAGAATTTGAACGCTTCTCCCTAAGTGCCCGGAACATCACAGAGCCACTCTGCTCTCTGGACATTAACTGGCCCCGCGATGCCACCCAGGCCAG TTACAGGCTCCGAGAGTCACCCAAGCTGAGCCAGGCTAACGGGACCCCAAGCATCCTCCTGGCCTCACAGAGCCTTGATGGAAGCCCTGATCCAGCCCACAGCAAGGGACCTG ACACCCCAGAGCCACCCGAGGCTGCACTCTCACCCATGTCCATCGACTCAGCCACCAGTGCTGACACCACGCTGGACACGACAGGGGACGTCACAGTGGAAGATGTGAAGGATTTTCTGGG CTCCTCTGAGGAGTCGGAGAGGAACCTGAGGAACCTGGCAGAAGATGAGGCCCATGCCTGTGCCATCCTGATCAAATGA